A region from the Arachis ipaensis cultivar K30076 chromosome B01, Araip1.1, whole genome shotgun sequence genome encodes:
- the LOC107611024 gene encoding probable myosin-binding protein 5 isoform X1, translating into MATKPFTRFVEQKLGKLPLFLMNVLLEWVLIILLFLDGFIALFANELAVYFELQIPCWLCTRMAHILAHRTPTFYYNNCWCESHKKEISSLFFCTQHKKITDIRKMCERCLFSFANGKDSDSETYKSLLGILQRDLEFFVEDGQKVHLSLKDDGIMQFEKGRIHKCACCGATSTKSSVSKGKSSGAHLRAPAASPRAHPNTTSKNEESSGLESPHVRSAALRLLSENEDGSGKTLKIRLREEAKSTSLPPLAEGEEGNSETTPKTTPSFAKGIKFFGESPRSPTFLKGGKFFWLPISDSPSNSPKLSYKKSPLEKTEIATEVAEGSTQSRFFWVPITDSTSTSTSPRWTTRKSLLEKTEQAGDSNEATAQTEGDDPNSLLKRQVHMDHKSLMALCMELDEERNASAIAAKNAMAMITRLQEEKAALQMDALQYQRMMEEQIEYEQENLQATNEMLAKLEEEVKALESECDVYRNKYGALPEEEIKEAQLSHAEAEGGEDNNNNNGENDPKKGVKAEKTYLLGRMLKKPEHKIEVAAESGDQSLQNKNKKPEHKTEVAAESGDQSLQNKNVAEKEKEKEKETGDETNTR; encoded by the exons ATGGCCACTAAACCATTTACTCGTTTTGTTGAGCAAAAATTGGGAAAGCTGCCACTCTTTTTGATGAATGTATTGCTTGAATGGGTGTTGATAATTCTTCTTTTCCTTGATGGGTTTATTGCACTTTTTGCTAATGAATTAGCTGTGTATTTTGAATTGCAAATCCCATGTTGGTTGTGCACTAGAATGGCACATATTCTAGCTCATAGAACTCCAACTTTTTATTACAACAATTGTTGGTGTGAATCTCACAAGAAAGAgatttcttctttgtttttctgCACCCAACACAAGAAGATCACTGATATAAGGAAGATGTGCGAAAGGTGCCTGTTTTCATTCGCGAACGGGAAGGATTCCGATTCAGAGACATATAAGTCTCTTCTAGGGATTCTTCAGAGGGATCTAGAATTCTTTGTAGAAGATGGACAAAAAGTTCACTTGAGCTTGAAGGACGATGGGATCATGCAGTTTGAGAAAGGCAGGATTCACAAGTGTGCATGCTGTGGAGCGACATCAACCAAGTCTTCCGTCTCAAAGGGGAAGAGTTCAGGTGCCCACTTGCGAGCTCCGGCTGCCTCACCGCGAGCTCATCCAAACACCACATCAAAGAATGAGGAATCCAGTGGTCTTGAATCGCCTCATGTCCGATCCGCAGCACTCAGGCTTCTGTCAGAGAATGAAGATGGCAGTGGAAAAACTCTAAAGATCAGAT TAAGAGAAGAAGCAAAAAGTACCTCTTTGCCTCCATTGGCAGAAGGTGAGGAAGGAAACAGTGAAACCACCCCCAAAACAACCCCCTCTTTTGCAAAGGGTATCAAGTTCTTTGGTGAGTCTCCAAGAAGCCCAACTTTCTTAAAGGGTGGCAAGTTCTTTTGGCTCCCAATTTCAGACTCTCCGAGCAACAGTCCTAAATTGTCTTACAAGAAATCACCACTGGAAAAAACCGAAATCGCCACTGAGGTTGCAGAGGGATCTACTCAGAGTAGGTTCTTCTGGGTTCCAATAACAGATTCAACTTCTACAAGCACCAGCCCCAGATGGACTACTAGGAAATCGCTACTGGAAAAGACAGAACAGGCTGGCGATTCTAACGAGGCAACTGCTCAAACTGAAGGAGATGATCCCAACTCGCTTCTTAAAAGGCAGGTTCATATGGATCATAAATCACTCATGGCTCTTTGCATGGAGTTGGATGAAGAAAGGAATGCTTCGGCTATTGCTGCGAAGAACGCCATGGCGATGATCACCCGCCTGCAAGAAGAGAAGGCTGCATTACAGATGGATGCTTTGCAGTATCAAAGAATGATGGAGGAGCAGATAGAGTATGAACAAGAGAACTTGCAAGCAACCAATGAAATGCTTGCTAAACTAGAGGAGGAAGTCAAAGCTTTAGAAAGCGAATGCGATGTTTACAGAAACAAGTATGGAGCACTTCCGGAGGAAGAGATCAAGGAAGCTCAATTATCTCATGCTGAAGCCGAAGGAGGTgaggataataataataataatggagaaaATGACCCCAAGAAAGGTGTTAAAGCAGAGAAAACATATCTTCTTGGCCGGATGCTGAAGAAGCCAGAACACAAGATAGAGGTGGCGGCAGAAAGTGGAGACCAATCCTTACAAAATAAGAATAAGAAGCCAGAACACAAGACAGAGGTGGCGGCAGAAAGTGGAGACCAATCCTTACAAAATAAGAATGTAgccgagaaagagaaagagaaagagaaagagacagGTGATGAAACAAACACTAGGTAG
- the LOC107611024 gene encoding probable myosin-binding protein 5 isoform X2: MATKPFTRFVEQKLGKLPLFLMNVLLEWVLIILLFLDGFIALFANELAVYFELQIPCWLCTRMAHILAHRTPTFYYNNCWCESHKKEISSLFFCTQHKKITDIRKMCERCLFSFANGKDSDSETYKSLLGILQRDLEFFVEDGQKVHLSLKDDGIMQFEKGRIHKCACCGATSTKSSVSKGKSSGAHLRAPAASPRAHPNTTSKNEESSGLESPHVRSAALRLLSENEDGSGKTLKIRLREEAKSTSLPPLAEGEEGNSETTPKTTPSFAKGIKFFGESPRSPTFLKGGKFFWLPISDSPSNSPKLSYKKSPLEKTEIATEVAEGSTQSRFFWVPITDSTSTSTSPRWTTRKSLLEKTEQAGDSNEATAQTEGDDPNSLLKRQVHMDHKSLMALCMELDEERNASAIAAKNAMAMITRLQEEKAALQMDALQYQRMMEEQIEYEQENLQATNEMLAKLEEEVKALESECDVYRNKYGALPEEEIKEAQLSHAEAEGGEDNNNNNGENDPKKGVKAEKTYLLGRMLKKPEHKIEVAAESGDQSLQNKNVAEKEKEKEKETGDETNTR; the protein is encoded by the exons ATGGCCACTAAACCATTTACTCGTTTTGTTGAGCAAAAATTGGGAAAGCTGCCACTCTTTTTGATGAATGTATTGCTTGAATGGGTGTTGATAATTCTTCTTTTCCTTGATGGGTTTATTGCACTTTTTGCTAATGAATTAGCTGTGTATTTTGAATTGCAAATCCCATGTTGGTTGTGCACTAGAATGGCACATATTCTAGCTCATAGAACTCCAACTTTTTATTACAACAATTGTTGGTGTGAATCTCACAAGAAAGAgatttcttctttgtttttctgCACCCAACACAAGAAGATCACTGATATAAGGAAGATGTGCGAAAGGTGCCTGTTTTCATTCGCGAACGGGAAGGATTCCGATTCAGAGACATATAAGTCTCTTCTAGGGATTCTTCAGAGGGATCTAGAATTCTTTGTAGAAGATGGACAAAAAGTTCACTTGAGCTTGAAGGACGATGGGATCATGCAGTTTGAGAAAGGCAGGATTCACAAGTGTGCATGCTGTGGAGCGACATCAACCAAGTCTTCCGTCTCAAAGGGGAAGAGTTCAGGTGCCCACTTGCGAGCTCCGGCTGCCTCACCGCGAGCTCATCCAAACACCACATCAAAGAATGAGGAATCCAGTGGTCTTGAATCGCCTCATGTCCGATCCGCAGCACTCAGGCTTCTGTCAGAGAATGAAGATGGCAGTGGAAAAACTCTAAAGATCAGAT TAAGAGAAGAAGCAAAAAGTACCTCTTTGCCTCCATTGGCAGAAGGTGAGGAAGGAAACAGTGAAACCACCCCCAAAACAACCCCCTCTTTTGCAAAGGGTATCAAGTTCTTTGGTGAGTCTCCAAGAAGCCCAACTTTCTTAAAGGGTGGCAAGTTCTTTTGGCTCCCAATTTCAGACTCTCCGAGCAACAGTCCTAAATTGTCTTACAAGAAATCACCACTGGAAAAAACCGAAATCGCCACTGAGGTTGCAGAGGGATCTACTCAGAGTAGGTTCTTCTGGGTTCCAATAACAGATTCAACTTCTACAAGCACCAGCCCCAGATGGACTACTAGGAAATCGCTACTGGAAAAGACAGAACAGGCTGGCGATTCTAACGAGGCAACTGCTCAAACTGAAGGAGATGATCCCAACTCGCTTCTTAAAAGGCAGGTTCATATGGATCATAAATCACTCATGGCTCTTTGCATGGAGTTGGATGAAGAAAGGAATGCTTCGGCTATTGCTGCGAAGAACGCCATGGCGATGATCACCCGCCTGCAAGAAGAGAAGGCTGCATTACAGATGGATGCTTTGCAGTATCAAAGAATGATGGAGGAGCAGATAGAGTATGAACAAGAGAACTTGCAAGCAACCAATGAAATGCTTGCTAAACTAGAGGAGGAAGTCAAAGCTTTAGAAAGCGAATGCGATGTTTACAGAAACAAGTATGGAGCACTTCCGGAGGAAGAGATCAAGGAAGCTCAATTATCTCATGCTGAAGCCGAAGGAGGTgaggataataataataataatggagaaaATGACCCCAAGAAAGGTGTTAAAGCAGAGAAAACATATCTTCTTGGCCGGATGCTGAAGAAGCCAGAACACAAGATAGAG GTGGCGGCAGAAAGTGGAGACCAATCCTTACAAAATAAGAATGTAgccgagaaagagaaagagaaagagaaagagacagGTGATGAAACAAACACTAGGTAG
- the LOC107633840 gene encoding transcription factor bHLH79 isoform X1 gives MEGPVINESTFSSANPSSYSLSEIWPATATTFTPIHNHKRKESSPSSSTTTATANHLNDSYGNKHRKLEGSFQEENRAGDSKAVVGASLVAGNKLAREGGGGGGGGGAAKPSCEQPPKQDYIHVRARRGQATDSHSLAERARREKISERMKILQDLVPGCNKVIGKALVLDEIINYIQSLQRQVEFLSMKLEAVNSRLNMNSVVECFPSKDVQVGNQPFDIAGMIFGSQATRGYAQGSQSGWLHMQLGGDFDRVA, from the exons atggaAGGTCCTGTCATCAACGAGTCCACATTCTCCTCCGCCAACCCTTCCTCTTACTCTCTCTCTGAGATTTGGCCCGCCACCGCAACCACCTTCACTCCCATCCACAACCATAAGAGGAAGGAATCATCCCcctcctcctccaccaccaccgccaCCGCCAATCACTTG AATGATTCGTACGGCAATAAGCATAGGAAACTGGAAGGATCCTTCCAGGAGGAAAACCGTGCTGGCGATTCAAAAGCCGTGGTAGGTGCCAGTTTAGTTGCCGGTAACAAGTTAGCTCGGGAAGGTGGTGGTGGCGGCGGAGGCGGCGGCGCTGCTAAGCCTTCTTGTGAGCAACCGCCTAAACAAGACTACATCCATGTGAGAGCCAGGAGAGGCCAGGCTACCGATAGCCACAGTCTCGCTGAgaga GCCAGGAGAGAAAAGATTAGTGAGAGGATGAAAATTCTTCAAGATTTAGTCCCTGGATGTAACAAG GTAATTGGCAAAGCACTTGTGTTAGATGAGATAATCAATTACATACAGTCGCTGCAGCGTCAGGTTGAG TTCCTTTCAATGAAGCTTGAAGCAGTTAATTCAAGATTGAACATGAATTCTGTTGTTGAATGTTTTCCTTCAAAAGAC GTTCAGGTTGGTAATCAGCCATTTGATATTGCCGGAATGATATTCGGATCACAAGCAACCAGGGGGTATGCACAGGGATCACAATCTGGATGGCTGCATATGCAATTAGGAGGTGATTTCGATAGAGTGGCATAA
- the LOC107633840 gene encoding transcription factor bHLH79 isoform X2 — MEGPVINESTFSSANPSSYSLSEIWPATATTFTPIHNHKRKESSPSSSTTTATANHLNDSYGNKHRKLEGSFQEENRAGDSKAVVGASLVAGNKLAREGGGGGGGGGAAKPSCEQPPKQDYIHVRARRGQATDSHSLAERARREKISERMKILQDLVPGCNKVIGKALVLDEIINYIQSLQRQVEFLSMKLEAVNSRLNMNSVVECFPSKDGSQR, encoded by the exons atggaAGGTCCTGTCATCAACGAGTCCACATTCTCCTCCGCCAACCCTTCCTCTTACTCTCTCTCTGAGATTTGGCCCGCCACCGCAACCACCTTCACTCCCATCCACAACCATAAGAGGAAGGAATCATCCCcctcctcctccaccaccaccgccaCCGCCAATCACTTG AATGATTCGTACGGCAATAAGCATAGGAAACTGGAAGGATCCTTCCAGGAGGAAAACCGTGCTGGCGATTCAAAAGCCGTGGTAGGTGCCAGTTTAGTTGCCGGTAACAAGTTAGCTCGGGAAGGTGGTGGTGGCGGCGGAGGCGGCGGCGCTGCTAAGCCTTCTTGTGAGCAACCGCCTAAACAAGACTACATCCATGTGAGAGCCAGGAGAGGCCAGGCTACCGATAGCCACAGTCTCGCTGAgaga GCCAGGAGAGAAAAGATTAGTGAGAGGATGAAAATTCTTCAAGATTTAGTCCCTGGATGTAACAAG GTAATTGGCAAAGCACTTGTGTTAGATGAGATAATCAATTACATACAGTCGCTGCAGCGTCAGGTTGAG TTCCTTTCAATGAAGCTTGAAGCAGTTAATTCAAGATTGAACATGAATTCTGTTGTTGAATGTTTTCCTTCAAAAGAC GGTTCTCAAAGATAG